The window TGATTGCATAAACGGTTTTTACTATTAGTGAAATTCAAGTTGATTCTTAAAATTTATCGTTTGAATCATAAACGACGTTGCACCATCATGACAACACTTAGATAAAAGGAGTTGTCATGGCATTAGCACATATTTTGGGATTTCCGCGCATCGGTGCGCAGCGTGAATTGAAATTTGCGCAAGAAGCGTTCTGGCGTAAAGAATTGTCCGAAGAGGCCTTACAAGATATCGGCACTGATTTGCGGGCGCGACACTGGGGTGTGCAGCAGCAAGCCGGTCTGGATTATGTTAGCGTCGGCGACTTTGCCTGGTACGATCAGGTCTTAAACACGCTGGCATTACTGGGTGCTTTGCCGACACGATTTGGTTTTGATCCGCAGGCTTTGTCCTTAGAAAATTATTACAGCGCCGCGCGCGGTAATAGCGCCAATGTCGCGATGGAAATGACCAAATGGTTTGATACTAATTATCATTATCTGGTGCCAGAATGGACTACTGATACCCGCTTTGATGGCGGCGTTGATTGGTTATTTGATGAGCTTGCACAAGCCCAAAAATTGGGACATGTCGCCAAGGTGACGTTGATCGGGCCGATCACTTTGCTCTATCTGGGCAAGATCAAAGGCGACGCAGGTAAACAGCTTCAGCATAAACTTGATTTACTGCACAAGATAGTTCCGGCTTATCAAAAAGTCCTGGCGCGCTTGCAAGCTGCCGGGGTGGAATGGGTGCAAATCGATGAGCCGGTTTTGTCGCTAGATCTGGATCAGCAATGGCAAAAAGCGTTTCAGCCTGCGTATGTCGCGCTGGCAAAGACGGCACCAAAAATTTTGCTGGCAACCTATTTTGAGGCGGTAACAGACTATGCAAATTTATTGCATCAATTGCCGGTAGCGGGTGTTCATCTTGATCTGGTGAGAGCGCCGCAACAACTGGCGGACTTTTTCGCCAATGGGGCGCAAACGTGGCCAAAAGCACGCGTGTTATCTGCGGGAGTGATCGACGGTCGCAATATCTGGCGTGCGGATTTATCAGTCTTACTCAAGCAATTGCAACCACTGCAAAAGCAATTAGGCGATCAGTTATGGATTTCATCCAGTTGCTCTCTGTTGCACGTGCCAGTCGATCTGGCGACCGAGACAGCGCTCGATGCTGACTTAAAAAGCTGGCTCGCATTTGCGACACAAAAGCTCGATGAGATTGTCGCCTTAAAACAAGCCTTAAACGGACAAGCAGCCTCGGTCATTGCCCACTTTACTGCATCGCAAATCGCCATCCATAAACGTGCTACCTCGACCCGTATTCACAATCCTTTAGTCAAGCAAAGAGTCGCTGGCGTTACCGCGGCGGACGCAGAACGCCAAAGTGCATTTCCGCAGCGGATTGTGAAGCAACAGGCACGTTTTCAATTGCCTTTGTTCCCAACCACGACGATAGGCTCTTTCCCACAAACGAAAGAGATCCGGCAAGCGCGCGCGGCTTACAAGCGTGGCGACCTCAGTCATCTGGATTATCTAGACACTATGCGTGCTGAGATCAGTCTGGTGGTAGAGAAGCAAGAGCAACTGGGCATTGATGTGCTGGTGCATGGAGAGCCAGAACGTAACGACATGGTGGAATATTTCGGTGAGCAGCTGTGGGGTTATGGTTTCACACAAAATGGCTGGGTGCAAAGTTATGGTTCCCGCTGTGTGAAGCCGCCATTTATTTATGGCGACGTGTATCGACCAGAAGCCATGACAGTCGCCTGGAGCGCCTATGCCCAGAGTCTGACGGATAAAACCATGAAAGGCATGCTGACCGGCCCCGTGACGATGTTGCAATGGTCGTTTGTACGCGACGACCAGCCACGCGCTACGACCGCTTTGCAAATTGCATTGGCATTACGTGATGAGGTCTGTGATCTGGAAAAAGCAGGCATCGGCATGATACAAATTGACGAACCCGCTTTCCGCGAAGGCTTGCCATTACGCCGCAGCGATTGGCCCGCGTACCTGGATTGGGCAGTACGTGCCTTCAAAATCAGCGCATCCGGCGTGCCCGATGATACGCAAATCCACACCCACATGTGCTACTCAGAATTCAATGATATTTTGCCTTGGATCGCCGCCATGGATGCCGATGTCATCACGATAGAAACCTCGCGCTCGGATATGGAATTGCTAGATGGTTTTGGCGATTTTGCTTATCCCAACGATATCGGCCCGGGCGTCTACGACATCCATTCGCCACGCGTAGCCAAGGTCAGCGAAATGCAAAGGCTGCTGCAAAAAGCGCGCAGCGTTTTACCAGACCGCCGGCTTTGGGTAAATCCAGACTGTGGACTGAAGACTCGCGACTGGCCTGAGACAATGGCTGCGTTAGAAAACATGGTACAAGCCGCCAAACTCTTACGAGCAAGCGTAGCGGATCATGAGGAGCATCTGGATTGCTGCTGAGCTAAATTATTGCTGAGGTAAGCCTTAGAGAGTTAGAGCTGCCAGAGGTTGCGTTTTTATATCAATCTCTGGTAGTCATCTTGGTGCGGAAGATTTTGCATCTCTCGTCAAATATTACTTTCAATACTAATTCAATATACTCCCCTAATATTTTTTAATAAATGCTGTATTGTCCAATGATTATATGGACAATATAAATATACCTACTACCAGTATATTTATAATGCTTGTTGCGAAATCGTTAGAAGTTCATTGACGATATGATTTATTTTTCCTCTGGGTATCGATGATTAGTTAGCAAGATCAGGCGGTATAATCCTAGGATGCTCCCAAATCCAATTCATCCTGCATATCAAGATCAAAAGCAAGATCAAGCCAAGGCAATGCCATGTGGATAGACACGCACTGCCATTTAGATGCGATGGAATTCGATGGCGCGTCGCTAGCGGTGGCTGATGCTGCCGCACAAAAAGCCGTGTCGGCGATTGTGATTCCTGCTATTCATCCGAGTAATTTTGAGGCGGTGAAAAACCTGGCGCAGCAACGCAGCGATTGCTTTTATGCCCTGGGTATTCATCCAATGTTTGTACCGACTTCGCAAGAGAGTGATTTGCAGCTATTGCGTGAAAAGGTGTTAACAATCATGTCACGTGATGTAGGCATTACAGAGGACGGCGCAATAACGCGGTTTGTGGCAATCGGTGAAATCGGCTTAGATTTTTTTGTGCCGGCGTTAACCCAAAGTCCCCTGCGCGAAAAGCAGGAATTTTTTTATGTCGAGCAATTAAAAATCGCACGTGATTTTGGCTTGCCGGTGTTGTTGCATGTCAGACGATCGCAAGATCAGATACTCAAATATTTACGCAGAATTAAAGTCGTTGGCGGCATTGCGCATGCATTTAATGGCAGCCAGCAGCAGGCGCAGACGTTTATTGATTTAAATTTTAAACTGGGCTTTGGCGGCGCGATGACTTATACCCGCGCTCTTCAGATCCGGCGCATGGCAAGCAACTTGCCGCTGTCTGCCATCGTGCTGGAAACAGATGCGCCGGATATCTCTCCCAGTTGGTTGCACCCAGCGATCAATAGCCCAGCAGAATTACCGCAGATCGGTGCAGTATTGGCAGAGTTGCGCGGGATGACGACCATGCAAATTGCCGCGCAGTCTACCGCCAACGCGCTGGAAGTTTTACCCCGGTTGCCGCGCTCACTTCGTTCACTCTTAGCGTAAACGATGCGGGCAGCGATCATCAGTTTTGTCATTGGTGTTGCTTGCTTGCAGCAACAGGCGGCGCTGCTGGACAGTTTTGACTTGACTGTGCTGGCGGTGATTAGCCTGATGTGCATAGTGCTCAATTCTTTGCTGAGTCCTATCATCAATTCATGGCTTTCTGAGCGGATTATTTCTTCAGTTTTTTATCGCGCCTTCAATTTATGCGCTAAATGTGTAGGTGCCGCTGGCTTGGGTTTTGTATGGGCAAGCACGTTTGCCCATTTTTATCTAGCGCAAGAATTACCCAACGTTTGGGAGGGCAAAGATATCACTGTGGTTGGTACGATAGACAGCTTGCCATTTCAATTCGAACAGGGAGTACGCTTCAATTTTTTGGTGGAGCAAGTTCTTGCCGGTAGTGATGGAGATGAGCAAAAACCAGTCGTGCCATCTAAAATTGCCTTGTCCTGGTATGCACCTCTCAGATCATCAAATAGTACCGTCGCTGCGGTGCAGCCGGGAGAACGCTGGCGGCTGACTGTCCGTCTGAAGCGACCGCATGGCAACGCAAATCCTGATTCTTTTGATTATGAGGTGTGGCTGCTGGAGCAAGGCTTACGCGCTACCGGAACGGTACGCAATAGCTTGGCTAGTAATAATTTAGTGCTTGCCGATCCTATGGTGACTGATCCTGCACTGACTGATTCGGTGACTAATTCAGTGACTGATTCACCAACTAATACAGTGGCTAACTCCAATCAGCGTATAACGCCATTTGTATGGAGTATTGGCAATCTGGTTGAGCGCGGCAGAGCAGCTTTGCGTGCCCGTATCCATGCAGCTTTGCCTGCGCACACTTATGCCGGCGTGCTGGTGGCGTTGGTGGTGGGTGACCAGCGCGAGGTCGCGCAATCTGACTGGAAAGTGTTCAACAGAACGTCGGTAGGGCATCTTTTCTCTATCTCAGGGTTGCATATTACGATGGTGGCGGGTTTGTTTGCTGGCTTGATCTATTGGTTATGGCGTCATTCATTTTTTCTTAGTCATGTTTTAAAAAAACCATTATCGATTCACTTACCTGCGCAAAAAGCGGCAGCATTAGCGGGTGTGTTAATGGCACTGACCTATGTCGCTTTGGCAGGATTTGGTGTGCCTGCACAACGCACTTTGTACATGCTGAGTGTGGTTGCACTGGCCTTGTGGTGTGGACGTCTGACGAGTATTTCGCATGTGCTTTGTTTAGCCTTGGGTGTGGTTGTGGTGCTTGATCCTTGGGCGGTATTGTGGCCGGGATTTTGGTTGTCGTTCGGTGCGGTTGGGATTATTTTATTTGCGTCTGTTGGTCGTATTTCTTCTTCAAAACCAGTCAGCTGGCGTGGTCGTCTATTTAGCATGTTGCGTGCCGCGACCTTCACCCAATATGTGGTGACCATTGGCTTGGTACCTTTGACCTTATTACTGTTTGGACAGCTATCTTTTGTAGGCCCGATCGCAAATATGCTGGCGATTCCCTTAGTCAGTTTTGTCGTGACTCCGCTCGCTTTATTGGGTAGCGTGTTACCTGCACCGATGAGCTCTTGGGTGCTGGAGCTTGCGCATGTTTGTGTCGAGTTTCTTGCCCGATTTTTAGATTATTTAAGCACCCAAAGTTTTGCGGTATTTACTACGCCAATGCCGCCGCTATGGATGGCTGGGGTGGCGATGCTAGGTATTTTATGGTTACTGGCACCACGTGGTTGGCCTTTGCGCTGGCTGGGTATTTTCTGTTGTTTGCCATTAATTTTACACCAGGCAAGTCAGCCAATTGAAGGTGAAATGACGGTAACCGCACTGGATGTAGGGCAGGGTATGAGTCTGCTGATAGAGACAGCTCACCATCGCTTGTTATATGACACCGGTCCTTCATATTCGCCAGAGTCGGACGGAGGTAGTCGCGTGATCGTGCCTTACTTGCGCGCGAGGGGGATTTCATCTTTGGATGGTGTGATGATTTCGCATAATGACAGCGACCATTCTGGTGGTGCTTTAAGTATTTTTAAAGAGATGCAAATTACGTGGGTGAGTAGTTCATTAGCTAGTGATAGCCCTGTGGTTTTGGCTGCCATAAATCATCGTCGTTGTTTAGCTGGGCAAGCGTGGTCTTGGGACGGTGTAAATTTTGAGGTTTTGCAGCCAGCACCAGCCAGTTATGAAAGCCAGAAGTGGAAGCCAAACGCCCGTAGTTGTACTTTAAAAATTTCTACCAAAACCCATTCGATGTTGTTGGCGGGTGATATCGAGGCAATTCAAGAAGATGAGCTGGTGAATAGCATCCCAGCTAAATTGCATGCCGATGTATTGCTCGCACCGCATCACGGTAGCGGGACGTCTTCCACTCCCGCATTTTTACAGACAGTGCAGCCTCAGTTAGCAGTATTTCAGGTCGGTTATTTAAATCGTTACCATCACCCCAAACCAGAAGTATTTCAACGATATGCCGATTTTGGAATAAAACGTCTAAGAACAGACGAGGCTGGTGCAATCACATTACAATTCGGCACTGAATTGCGCTTTTCTGAATATCGTAGCGAGCATCGTCGTTATTGGTATCAAAGGTGATTGCCCTACCTACTGACTTACCACTTATCTTATGCCAACAGAATCTACAGAATTGAGGGAATTAACTAAGCCTGCGCTTCATTTTGCTCATGCTAATAGTTTTCCAGCCGGGACCTATCGCGTTTTTTTTGAGCATTTACGTCAGCATTACGATGTACGGGCTTTACCTTTACATGGACATAATCCTGCTTATCCTGTGACGGATAGCTGGCCGTATTTAGTGCAAGAATTAGTTGATACCCTGCAAGCTAGTTATCAAGAGCCGGTTATTTTGGTGGGGCATTCTCTGGGTGGAATGTTAGCGACGATGGCCGCAAAAGCGCGACCGGATTTAGTCCGTTGTGTAGTGTTATTAGACTCGCCATTGGTGGCTGGTTGGCGTGCGATGTTGTTGCATTGGTTTAAAGCTTTAGGTATAGATAAAAAATTCTCGCCTTCTCGTTTTTCAGAAAAACGCAGAAATCAGTGGAAAGATGCTGAGGAGGCATATCAACATTTTGCCAGCAAAGAAATGTTCGCCATTTGGCCGCCAGAGGTGCTGCGTGATTACATTAATGCGGGCATCACACCGAATCAGCATGGTGATGGTGTCACTTTGCGTTTTACGCGTGAGGTGGAGACGGCCATTTATTCCACTTTGCCGCATGGCCTTGGTTATCTGGCTCGCACAGGTTTGGATGTGCCTGTTGGTTTTGTCGGTGGTACTGAGTCAGTGGAGTGCAAACAAGCGGGTTTGGATGCGACTAAAAAATTGGTCGGTAATCATTTTGTGCAAATCGCTGGCGGACATTTAATCCCGATGGAGTCGCCAGCACAAACAGCTGCGGCGACCCATGCGATGATTTTGTCTCTGATTGGTAGTGCGTAGAGTTTAGTCAATAGACTATAGGATCAAGCTTGGCTCAGACGCCTTAGTTTTTTTTATCTTTTTTAGCTAATTTAATATGATGTCAATTTTAAGCAAAAACAATCTGTGCCTATCTTTGTTTGTCTTAAGCGCGCTTAGCTCTGTTCAATCTCAGGCAAGTGATTTGTCGTGGAGTGAATGGCAAGATGTACATGCAAAAGGAAGCGCATTTTTGCAAATAACGATTGATAACGATAGCTTGTTACTGACCGATAAAGATCGTTTTTATACTAGCGGCAATCATTTATCGCAAACTTTTTTTCTGAAGACGTCAAATCAAGAAGTTAGCTATACCTGGCAAGTCGGACAAGATTTATATACGGCGTCTGATATCAAGCTGACACCTGCGCAAATCCCGAAAAACGATCACCCCTATGCTGGTTGGTTATTTGGCGGAATTTATCGTGAGGTAGCTAATACAGAAGGCCAAGACAGCAAAGTAGGATTAGAGCTTGGTTGTCTAGGGCCTTGCGCGGGCGGTGCCTGGACGCAAAACAATTTACATAGAATTATTAAGCAGCCGTTGCCGCAAGCCT of the Undibacterium sp. 5I1 genome contains:
- a CDS encoding DNA internalization-related competence protein ComEC/Rec2, with translation MRAAIISFVIGVACLQQQAALLDSFDLTVLAVISLMCIVLNSLLSPIINSWLSERIISSVFYRAFNLCAKCVGAAGLGFVWASTFAHFYLAQELPNVWEGKDITVVGTIDSLPFQFEQGVRFNFLVEQVLAGSDGDEQKPVVPSKIALSWYAPLRSSNSTVAAVQPGERWRLTVRLKRPHGNANPDSFDYEVWLLEQGLRATGTVRNSLASNNLVLADPMVTDPALTDSVTNSVTDSPTNTVANSNQRITPFVWSIGNLVERGRAALRARIHAALPAHTYAGVLVALVVGDQREVAQSDWKVFNRTSVGHLFSISGLHITMVAGLFAGLIYWLWRHSFFLSHVLKKPLSIHLPAQKAAALAGVLMALTYVALAGFGVPAQRTLYMLSVVALALWCGRLTSISHVLCLALGVVVVLDPWAVLWPGFWLSFGAVGIILFASVGRISSSKPVSWRGRLFSMLRAATFTQYVVTIGLVPLTLLLFGQLSFVGPIANMLAIPLVSFVVTPLALLGSVLPAPMSSWVLELAHVCVEFLARFLDYLSTQSFAVFTTPMPPLWMAGVAMLGILWLLAPRGWPLRWLGIFCCLPLILHQASQPIEGEMTVTALDVGQGMSLLIETAHHRLLYDTGPSYSPESDGGSRVIVPYLRARGISSLDGVMISHNDSDHSGGALSIFKEMQITWVSSSLASDSPVVLAAINHRRCLAGQAWSWDGVNFEVLQPAPASYESQKWKPNARSCTLKISTKTHSMLLAGDIEAIQEDELVNSIPAKLHADVLLAPHHGSGTSSTPAFLQTVQPQLAVFQVGYLNRYHHPKPEVFQRYADFGIKRLRTDEAGAITLQFGTELRFSEYRSEHRRYWYQR
- a CDS encoding TatD family hydrolase, with amino-acid sequence MWIDTHCHLDAMEFDGASLAVADAAAQKAVSAIVIPAIHPSNFEAVKNLAQQRSDCFYALGIHPMFVPTSQESDLQLLREKVLTIMSRDVGITEDGAITRFVAIGEIGLDFFVPALTQSPLREKQEFFYVEQLKIARDFGLPVLLHVRRSQDQILKYLRRIKVVGGIAHAFNGSQQQAQTFIDLNFKLGFGGAMTYTRALQIRRMASNLPLSAIVLETDAPDISPSWLHPAINSPAELPQIGAVLAELRGMTTMQIAAQSTANALEVLPRLPRSLRSLLA
- a CDS encoding alpha/beta hydrolase encodes the protein MPTESTELRELTKPALHFAHANSFPAGTYRVFFEHLRQHYDVRALPLHGHNPAYPVTDSWPYLVQELVDTLQASYQEPVILVGHSLGGMLATMAAKARPDLVRCVVLLDSPLVAGWRAMLLHWFKALGIDKKFSPSRFSEKRRNQWKDAEEAYQHFASKEMFAIWPPEVLRDYINAGITPNQHGDGVTLRFTREVETAIYSTLPHGLGYLARTGLDVPVGFVGGTESVECKQAGLDATKKLVGNHFVQIAGGHLIPMESPAQTAAATHAMILSLIGSA
- a CDS encoding lipid A deacylase LpxR family protein, whose product is MSILSKNNLCLSLFVLSALSSVQSQASDLSWSEWQDVHAKGSAFLQITIDNDSLLLTDKDRFYTSGNHLSQTFFLKTSNQEVSYTWQVGQDLYTASDIKLTPAQIPKNDHPYAGWLFGGIYREVANTEGQDSKVGLELGCLGPCAGGAWTQNNLHRIIKQPLPQAWSTQVSNEPGFVLSGEWTPLRWTASSIVDISPRIKARFGNIFTDVGADMTLRVGALNALPQQPAHYAFLRGEAKEVAYNATLQGGYFNHQRDEQNTGITPKRSVGELELGYFWRTPAYGISASVLRRSNEIKELSNSIGAQSFARLQFFYAM
- the metE gene encoding 5-methyltetrahydropteroyltriglutamate--homocysteine S-methyltransferase; this translates as MALAHILGFPRIGAQRELKFAQEAFWRKELSEEALQDIGTDLRARHWGVQQQAGLDYVSVGDFAWYDQVLNTLALLGALPTRFGFDPQALSLENYYSAARGNSANVAMEMTKWFDTNYHYLVPEWTTDTRFDGGVDWLFDELAQAQKLGHVAKVTLIGPITLLYLGKIKGDAGKQLQHKLDLLHKIVPAYQKVLARLQAAGVEWVQIDEPVLSLDLDQQWQKAFQPAYVALAKTAPKILLATYFEAVTDYANLLHQLPVAGVHLDLVRAPQQLADFFANGAQTWPKARVLSAGVIDGRNIWRADLSVLLKQLQPLQKQLGDQLWISSSCSLLHVPVDLATETALDADLKSWLAFATQKLDEIVALKQALNGQAASVIAHFTASQIAIHKRATSTRIHNPLVKQRVAGVTAADAERQSAFPQRIVKQQARFQLPLFPTTTIGSFPQTKEIRQARAAYKRGDLSHLDYLDTMRAEISLVVEKQEQLGIDVLVHGEPERNDMVEYFGEQLWGYGFTQNGWVQSYGSRCVKPPFIYGDVYRPEAMTVAWSAYAQSLTDKTMKGMLTGPVTMLQWSFVRDDQPRATTALQIALALRDEVCDLEKAGIGMIQIDEPAFREGLPLRRSDWPAYLDWAVRAFKISASGVPDDTQIHTHMCYSEFNDILPWIAAMDADVITIETSRSDMELLDGFGDFAYPNDIGPGVYDIHSPRVAKVSEMQRLLQKARSVLPDRRLWVNPDCGLKTRDWPETMAALENMVQAAKLLRASVADHEEHLDCC